The Pseudomonas sp. R4-35-07 genome contains a region encoding:
- the rpsG gene encoding 30S ribosomal protein S7: MPRRRVAAKREVLDDPKYGSQILAKFMNHVMESGKKAVAERIVYGALEKVKERKNSDPLEIFEKALDAIAPLVEVKSRRVGGATYQVPVEVRPSRRNALAMRWLVDFARKRGEKSMALRLAGELLDAAEGKGAAVKKREDVHRMAEANKAFSHYRF, translated from the coding sequence ATGCCAAGAAGACGCGTAGCAGCCAAGCGCGAAGTGCTTGACGATCCAAAATACGGAAGCCAAATTCTGGCCAAGTTCATGAACCACGTAATGGAAAGCGGCAAGAAAGCCGTTGCCGAGCGTATCGTTTATGGCGCGCTGGAAAAGGTTAAAGAACGCAAGAACAGCGACCCCCTGGAAATCTTCGAGAAAGCTCTCGACGCCATCGCTCCGCTGGTCGAAGTGAAGTCGCGCCGTGTAGGCGGTGCTACTTACCAGGTTCCGGTTGAAGTTCGTCCGTCCCGTCGTAACGCTCTGGCAATGCGCTGGTTGGTAGACTTCGCCCGTAAGCGCGGCGAGAAGTCTATGGCCCTGCGTTTGGCCGGCGAACTGTTGGACGCTGCTGAAGGTAAAGGTGCTGCTGTTAAGAAGCGTGAAGACGTGCACCGTATGGCTGAAGCTAACAAAGCTTTCTCGCACTACCGCTTCTAA
- the rpsL gene encoding 30S ribosomal protein S12: protein MATINQLVRQPRKRIVEKSDVPALQNCPQRRGVCTRVYTTTPKKPNSALRKVCRVRLTNGFEVSSYIGGEGHNLQEHSVVLIRGGRVKDLPGVRYHTVRGSLDTSGVKGRNQGRSKYGTKKPK from the coding sequence ATGGCAACTATCAACCAGCTGGTACGTCAGCCGCGTAAGCGTATCGTCGAGAAATCCGACGTGCCTGCGCTGCAGAACTGCCCGCAACGTCGTGGCGTATGCACCCGTGTGTATACCACCACGCCGAAAAAACCTAACTCGGCACTGCGTAAAGTATGCCGTGTGCGCCTGACCAACGGTTTCGAGGTTTCCTCGTACATCGGCGGTGAAGGCCACAACCTGCAAGAGCACAGCGTGGTACTGATCCGCGGCGGTCGTGTAAAAGACTTGCCAGGTGTTCGTTATCACACCGTACGCGGCTCCTTGGATACTTCCGGCGTTAAAGGTCGTAACCAGGGTCGTTCGAAGTACGGTACCAAGAAGCCTAAGTAG
- the rpoC gene encoding DNA-directed RNA polymerase subunit beta', with protein MKDLLNLLKNQGQVEEFDAIRIGLASPEMIRSWSFGEVKKPETINYRTFKPERDGLFCAKIFGPVKDYECLCGKYKRLKHRGVICEKCGVEVALAKVRRERMAHIELASPVAHIWFLKSLPSRIGLLMDMTLRDIERVLYFESYVVIDPGMTTLEKGQLLNDEQYFEALEEFGDDFDARMGAEAVRELLHAIDLEHEIGRLREEIPQTNSETKIKKLSKRLKLMEAFQGSGNLPEWMVLTVLPVLPPDLRPLVPLDGGRFATSDLNDLYRRVINRNNRLKRLLDLSAPDIIVRNEKRMLQEAVDALLDNGRRGRAITGSNKRPLKSLADMIKGKQGRFRQNLLGKRVDYSGRSVITVGPTLRLHQCGLPKKMALELFKPFIFGKLEMRGLATTIKAAKKMVERELPEVWDVLAEVIREHPVLLNRAPTLHRLGIQAFEPVLIEGKAIQLHPLVCAAYNADFDGDQMAVHVPLTLEAQLEARALMMSTNNILSPANGEPIIVPSQDVVLGLYYMTREAINAKGEGRVFADLQEVDRVFRAGEAALHAKVKVRIHETVNDRDGGSVSNVRIVDTTVGRALLYQVVPKGLSYDVVNLPMKKKAISRLINQCYRVVGLKETVIFADQLMYTGFAYSTISGVSIGVNDFVIPDEKARIIAAATDEVKEIESQYASGLVTQGEKYNKVIDLWSKANDEVSKAMMANLSKEKVIDRHGDEVDQESFNSMYMMADSGARGSAAQIRQLAGMRGLMAKPDGSIIETPITANFREGLSVLQYFISTHGARKGLADTALKTANSGYLTRRLVDVAQDLVVTEIDCGTEHGLVMTPHIEGGDVVEPLGERVLGRVIARDVFKPGTEEVIVPAGTLVDEKWVEFIELNSIDEVIVRSPISCETRYGICAKCYGRDLARGHQVNIGEAVGVIAAQSIGEPGTQLTMRTFHIGGAASRTSAADSVQVKNGGTVRLHNLKHVERVDGHLVAVSRSGELAIADDYGRERERYKLPYGAVISVKEGDKVDAGAIVAKWDPHTHPIVTEMKGTVTYVGMEEGITIKRQTDELTGMTNIEVLDAKDRPAAGKDIRPAVKMVDDNGKDLLLPGTDVIAQYFLPANALVGVADGAKIAIGDVIARIPQETSKTRDITGGLPRVADLFEARRPKEASILAEVSGTIAFGKETKGKRRLVITPNDGSDPYEELIPKWRHLNVFEGEQVNRGEVISDGPSDPHDILRLLGVSALAKYIVNEIQDVYRLQGVKINDKHIETILRQMLRKVEIAESGDSSFIKGDQMELTHVLVENERLAGDEKFVSKFTRVLLGITKASLSTESFISAASFQETTRVLTEAAVTGKRDYLRGLKENVVVGRLIPAGTGLAYHSERKRRRDADKPLRVSASEVEAALTEALNSSGN; from the coding sequence TTGAAAGACCTACTGAATTTGCTGAAAAACCAGGGTCAAGTCGAAGAGTTCGACGCCATCCGTATTGGACTGGCATCGCCTGAGATGATCCGTTCGTGGTCGTTCGGTGAAGTTAAAAAGCCGGAAACCATCAACTACCGTACGTTCAAACCTGAGCGTGACGGCCTGTTCTGCGCCAAGATCTTTGGCCCGGTAAAGGATTACGAGTGCCTGTGCGGTAAGTACAAGCGCTTGAAGCACCGTGGTGTGATCTGCGAGAAGTGCGGCGTTGAAGTTGCGCTGGCCAAGGTTCGTCGTGAGCGCATGGCGCACATCGAACTGGCTTCGCCGGTTGCCCACATCTGGTTCCTGAAATCGCTGCCGTCCCGTATCGGCTTGCTGATGGACATGACCCTGCGTGATATCGAACGCGTTCTCTACTTCGAGAGCTATGTCGTTATCGACCCAGGCATGACCACCCTTGAAAAAGGTCAGCTGCTGAACGACGAGCAGTACTTCGAAGCGCTGGAAGAGTTCGGTGATGATTTCGATGCCCGCATGGGTGCCGAAGCTGTCCGCGAACTGCTGCACGCTATCGACCTGGAACACGAGATTGGCCGTCTGCGCGAAGAAATTCCGCAAACCAACTCCGAAACCAAGATCAAGAAACTGTCCAAGCGTCTGAAGTTGATGGAAGCCTTCCAGGGTTCCGGCAACTTGCCAGAGTGGATGGTGCTGACCGTTCTGCCGGTTCTGCCGCCAGATCTGCGTCCGCTGGTACCGTTGGACGGTGGTCGTTTCGCGACGTCCGACCTCAACGACCTGTACCGCCGCGTGATCAACCGTAACAACCGCTTGAAGCGCCTGCTTGATCTGTCCGCTCCGGACATCATCGTGCGCAACGAAAAGCGTATGTTGCAAGAAGCGGTCGACGCCTTGCTCGACAACGGTCGTCGTGGCCGCGCTATCACGGGTTCCAACAAGCGTCCTCTGAAATCCCTGGCTGACATGATCAAGGGTAAGCAAGGTCGTTTCCGTCAGAACTTGCTCGGTAAGCGTGTTGACTACTCCGGTCGTTCGGTAATTACCGTAGGCCCGACCCTGCGTCTGCACCAGTGCGGTCTGCCTAAGAAGATGGCGCTCGAGCTGTTCAAGCCGTTCATCTTCGGCAAGCTGGAAATGCGCGGTCTCGCGACCACCATCAAAGCGGCCAAGAAAATGGTCGAGCGCGAGCTGCCAGAGGTTTGGGACGTTCTCGCTGAAGTGATTCGCGAACACCCGGTTCTCCTCAACCGTGCACCGACCCTTCACCGTCTGGGTATCCAGGCGTTTGAACCGGTACTGATCGAAGGCAAGGCTATCCAGCTGCACCCTCTGGTCTGTGCTGCGTACAACGCCGACTTCGACGGCGACCAAATGGCCGTGCACGTTCCGCTGACACTGGAAGCCCAGTTGGAAGCGCGTGCGTTGATGATGTCGACCAACAACATCCTGTCGCCAGCCAACGGTGAGCCAATCATCGTTCCGTCGCAGGACGTTGTATTGGGTCTGTACTACATGACCCGCGAAGCGATCAACGCCAAGGGTGAAGGTCGTGTGTTCGCTGACCTGCAGGAAGTTGACCGTGTGTTCCGTGCCGGCGAAGCCGCACTGCACGCCAAGGTCAAAGTGCGGATTCACGAAACCGTCAACGACCGTGACGGCGGCAGCGTGAGCAATGTTCGTATCGTCGACACGACTGTCGGCCGTGCGCTGTTGTATCAGGTTGTACCAAAAGGTTTGTCGTACGACGTCGTCAACCTGCCAATGAAGAAAAAGGCGATCTCCAGGCTGATCAACCAGTGCTACCGCGTGGTTGGTTTGAAAGAGACCGTGATCTTCGCTGACCAGTTGATGTACACCGGTTTTGCTTATTCGACCATTTCCGGCGTTTCCATCGGTGTTAACGACTTTGTTATCCCAGATGAAAAAGCTCGCATCATCGCGGCTGCAACCGATGAAGTGAAAGAGATCGAGAGCCAGTACGCCTCCGGCCTGGTAACCCAGGGCGAGAAGTACAACAAGGTGATCGACCTTTGGTCCAAGGCCAACGACGAAGTTTCCAAGGCGATGATGGCCAACCTCTCGAAAGAGAAAGTCATCGACCGTCACGGCGACGAAGTTGACCAGGAATCCTTCAACTCGATGTACATGATGGCCGACTCGGGCGCACGGGGTTCTGCTGCGCAGATCCGTCAGCTCGCCGGTATGCGTGGCCTGATGGCCAAACCGGACGGTTCCATCATCGAAACGCCGATTACAGCGAACTTCCGTGAAGGGTTGAGCGTACTCCAGTACTTCATCTCTACTCACGGTGCTCGTAAAGGTCTGGCGGATACCGCGTTGAAAACCGCTAACTCCGGTTACCTGACACGTCGTCTGGTAGACGTTGCCCAGGATCTGGTTGTAACCGAGATCGATTGCGGCACCGAGCATGGCCTGGTGATGACTCCGCACATTGAAGGCGGTGACGTTGTAGAGCCACTGGGTGAGCGCGTATTGGGTCGTGTTATTGCCCGTGACGTCTTCAAGCCGGGTACCGAGGAAGTTATCGTTCCTGCCGGCACTCTGGTAGACGAGAAGTGGGTCGAGTTCATCGAACTCAACAGCATCGACGAAGTGATCGTTCGTTCGCCGATCAGCTGTGAAACCCGCTATGGCATCTGCGCCAAGTGCTACGGCCGTGACTTGGCTCGTGGTCACCAGGTGAACATCGGTGAAGCGGTCGGCGTTATCGCTGCCCAGTCTATCGGTGAGCCGGGTACCCAGCTGACCATGCGTACGTTCCACATCGGTGGTGCGGCAAGCCGGACCTCCGCAGCCGACAGCGTTCAGGTGAAGAATGGCGGTACTGTCCGTCTGCACAACCTGAAACACGTTGAGCGAGTGGATGGCCACCTGGTTGCTGTGTCCCGTTCCGGTGAGCTGGCGATCGCTGATGACTACGGTCGTGAGCGTGAGCGTTACAAGCTGCCGTACGGTGCTGTGATTTCGGTTAAAGAAGGTGACAAGGTCGACGCTGGCGCAATCGTGGCCAAGTGGGATCCGCACACTCACCCAATCGTTACCGAAATGAAAGGTACCGTGACCTACGTGGGCATGGAAGAAGGCATCACGATCAAGCGTCAGACTGACGAATTGACCGGTATGACCAACATTGAAGTACTCGACGCGAAAGATCGTCCAGCTGCCGGTAAAGACATCCGTCCTGCCGTGAAGATGGTCGATGACAACGGCAAGGACTTGTTGCTGCCAGGCACTGACGTAATCGCTCAGTACTTCCTGCCAGCCAACGCCCTGGTCGGTGTAGCGGATGGTGCGAAGATCGCGATCGGTGATGTTATCGCGCGTATCCCGCAAGAAACTTCGAAGACTCGAGACATCACCGGTGGTCTGCCGCGTGTTGCCGACTTGTTCGAAGCTCGTCGTCCGAAAGAAGCGTCGATTCTGGCTGAAGTCAGCGGCACCATCGCGTTCGGTAAAGAGACCAAGGGCAAGCGTCGTCTGGTCATTACCCCGAACGACGGTAGCGATCCGTACGAAGAGCTGATTCCGAAGTGGCGTCACCTGAACGTCTTCGAAGGCGAACAGGTAAACCGCGGCGAAGTTATCTCCGACGGCCCGAGCGACCCACACGATATCCTGCGTCTGCTGGGTGTGAGTGCGCTGGCCAAGTACATCGTTAACGAGATCCAGGACGTTTATCGTCTGCAAGGCGTGAAGATCAACGATAAGCACATCGAGACCATCCTGCGTCAGATGTTGCGTAAAGTTGAAATCGCTGAATCCGGCGATTCCAGTTTCATCAAGGGCGACCAGATGGAATTGACTCACGTACTCGTAGAGAACGAGCGTCTGGCTGGCGACGAGAAATTCGTTTCCAAGTTCACTCGCGTGCTGCTGGGTATCACCAAGGCGTCGTTGTCCACTGAGTCGTTCATCTCGGCGGCCTCCTTCCAGGAGACCACTCGCGTACTGACCGAAGCAGCGGTAACCGGCAAGCGCGATTACCTGCGCGGCCTGAAAGAAAACGTGGTCGTGGGTCGTCTGATCCCGGCCGGTACCGGTTTGGCCTATCACAGCGAGCGTAAACGTCGCCGTGACGCTGACAAGCCGTTGCGCGTAAGCGCCAGTGAAGTGGAAGCTGCACTGACCGAAGCGCTGAACTCAAGCGGTAACTGA
- the rpoB gene encoding DNA-directed RNA polymerase subunit beta has translation MAYSYTEKKRIRKDFSKLPDVMDVPYLLAIQLDSYREFLQAGATKDQFRDVGLHAAFKSVFPIISYSGNAALEYVGYRLGEPAFDVKECVLRGVTYAVPLRVKVRLIIFDKESSNKAIKDIKEQEVYMGEIPLMTENGTFVINGTERVIVSQLHRSPGVFFDHDRGKTHSSGKLLYSARIIPYRGSWLDFEFDPKDCVFVRIDRRRKLPASVLLRALGYTTEQVLDAFYTTNVFSLKDETLKLELIASRLRGEIAVLDIQDEKGKVIVEAGRRITARHINQIEKAGLKELEVPLDYVLGRTTAKVIVHPATGEILAECNTELNTEILAKIAKAQVVRIETLYTNDIDCGPFISDTLKIDSTSNQLEALVEIYRMMRPGEPPTKDAAETLFNNLFFSPERYDLSAVGRMKFNRRIGRTEIEGSGVLCKEDIVAVLKTLVDIRNGKGIVDDIDHLGNRRVRCVGEMAENQFRVGLVRVERAVKERLSMAESEGLMPQDLINAKPVAAAVKEFFGSSQLSQFMDQNNPLSEITHKRRVSALGPGGLTRERAGFEVRDVHPTHYGRVCPIETPEGPNIGLINSLAAYARTNQYGFLESPYRVVKEGLVTDEIVFLSAIEEADHVIAQASATMNDKKVLIDELVAVRHLNEFTVKAPEDVTLMDVSPKQVVSVAASLIPFLEHDDANRALMGSNMQRQAVPTLRADKPLVGTGMERNVARDSGVCVVARRGGVIDSVDASRIVVRVADDEVETGEAGVDIYNLTKYTRSNQNTCINQRPLVRKGDRVQRSDIMADGPSTDMGELALGQNMRIAFMAWNGYNFEDSICLSERVVQEDRFTTIHIQELTCVARDTKLGPEEITADIPNVGEAALNKLDEAGIVYVGAEVGAGDILVGKVTPKGETQLTPEEKLLRAIFGEKASDVKDTSLRVPTGTKGTVIDVQVFTRDGVERDARALSIEKTQLDEIRKDLNEEFRIVEGATFERLRSALVGHKAEGGAGLKKGQDITDEILDGLEHGQWFKLRMAEDALNEQLEKAQAYIVDRRRLLDDKFEDKKRKLQQGDDLAPGVLKIVKVYLAIRRRIQPGDKMAGRHGNKGVVSVIMPVEDMPHDANGTPVDVVLNPLGVPSRMNVGQILETHLGLAAKGLGEKINRMIEEQRKVADLRKFLHEIYNEIGGRNEELDTFTDQEILDLAKNLRGGVPMATPVFDGAKESEIKAMLKLADLPESGQMQLFDGRTGNKFERPVTVGYMYMLKLNHLVDDKMHARSTGSYSLVTQQPLGGKAQFGGQRFGEMEVWALEAYGAAYTLQEMLTVKSDDVNGRTKMYKNIVDGDHRMEPGMPESFNVLIKEIRSLGIDIDLETE, from the coding sequence ATGGCTTACTCATATACTGAGAAAAAACGTATCCGCAAGGACTTTAGCAAGTTGCCGGACGTCATGGATGTCCCGTACCTTCTGGCTATCCAGCTGGATTCGTATCGTGAATTCTTGCAGGCGGGAGCGACCAAAGATCAGTTCCGCGACGTGGGCCTGCATGCGGCCTTCAAATCCGTTTTCCCGATCATCAGCTACTCCGGCAATGCTGCGCTGGAGTACGTCGGTTATCGCCTGGGCGAACCGGCATTTGATGTCAAAGAATGCGTGTTGCGCGGTGTTACGTACGCCGTACCTTTGCGGGTAAAAGTCCGTCTGATCATTTTCGACAAAGAATCGTCGAACAAAGCGATCAAGGACATCAAAGAGCAAGAAGTCTACATGGGCGAAATCCCACTGATGACTGAAAACGGTACCTTCGTTATCAACGGTACCGAGCGCGTAATCGTTTCCCAGCTGCACCGTTCCCCGGGCGTGTTCTTCGACCACGACCGCGGCAAGACGCACAGCTCCGGTAAGCTCCTGTACTCCGCGCGGATCATTCCGTACCGCGGTTCGTGGTTGGACTTCGAGTTCGACCCGAAAGACTGCGTGTTCGTGCGTATCGACCGTCGTCGCAAGCTGCCGGCCTCGGTACTGCTGCGCGCGCTCGGCTATACCACTGAGCAAGTGCTGGACGCCTTCTACACCACCAACGTATTCAGCCTGAAGGATGAAACCCTCAAGCTGGAGCTGATCGCTTCGCGTCTGCGTGGTGAAATTGCCGTCCTGGACATCCAGGATGAAAAAGGCAAGGTCATTGTTGAAGCTGGCCGTCGTATTACCGCGCGCCACATCAACCAGATCGAAAAAGCCGGCCTCAAAGAGTTGGAAGTGCCGCTGGACTACGTCCTGGGCCGCACTACCGCCAAGGTCATCGTTCACCCGGCTACAGGCGAAATCCTGGCTGAGTGCAACACCGAGCTGAACACCGAGATCCTGGCCAAAATTGCCAAGGCCCAGGTCGTTCGCATCGAGACCCTGTACACCAACGACATCGACTGCGGTCCGTTCATCTCCGACACGCTGAAGATCGACTCCACCAGCAACCAATTGGAAGCGCTGGTCGAGATCTATCGCATGATGCGTCCTGGTGAGCCGCCAACCAAAGACGCTGCCGAGACCCTGTTCAACAACCTGTTCTTCAGCCCTGAGCGCTATGACCTGTCTGCGGTCGGCCGGATGAAGTTCAACCGTCGTATCGGTCGTACCGAAATCGAAGGTTCGGGCGTTCTGTGCAAGGAAGACATCGTCGCGGTACTGAAGACCCTGGTCGACATCCGTAACGGCAAAGGCATTGTCGATGACATCGACCACCTGGGTAACCGTCGTGTTCGCTGCGTAGGCGAAATGGCCGAGAACCAGTTCCGCGTTGGCCTGGTACGTGTTGAGCGTGCGGTCAAAGAGCGTCTGTCGATGGCTGAAAGCGAAGGTCTGATGCCGCAAGACCTGATCAACGCCAAGCCAGTGGCTGCAGCGGTGAAAGAGTTCTTCGGCTCCAGCCAGCTCTCGCAGTTCATGGACCAGAACAACCCGCTCTCCGAGATCACCCACAAGCGCCGTGTCTCTGCACTGGGCCCGGGCGGTCTGACTCGTGAGCGCGCTGGCTTTGAAGTCCGTGACGTACACCCGACGCATTACGGTCGTGTATGCCCGATCGAAACGCCGGAAGGTCCGAACATCGGTCTGATCAACTCCCTGGCCGCTTATGCGCGCACCAACCAGTACGGCTTCCTTGAGAGCCCGTACCGTGTGGTGAAAGAGGGTCTGGTCACTGACGAGATCGTGTTCCTGTCCGCCATCGAAGAAGCTGATCACGTGATCGCTCAGGCTTCGGCCACGATGAACGACAAGAAAGTCCTGATCGACGAGCTGGTAGCCGTTCGTCACTTGAACGAGTTCACCGTCAAGGCGCCGGAAGACGTCACCTTGATGGACGTATCGCCCAAGCAGGTAGTTTCGGTTGCAGCGTCGCTGATCCCGTTCCTGGAGCACGATGACGCCAACCGTGCGTTGATGGGTTCCAACATGCAGCGTCAAGCTGTACCGACCCTGCGCGCCGACAAGCCGCTGGTAGGTACCGGCATGGAGCGTAACGTAGCCCGTGACTCCGGCGTTTGCGTCGTGGCTCGTCGTGGCGGCGTGATCGACTCCGTTGATGCCAGCCGTATCGTGGTTCGTGTTGCAGATGACGAAGTTGAAACCGGTGAAGCCGGCGTCGACATCTACAACCTGACCAAATACACCCGTTCGAACCAGAACACCTGCATTAACCAGCGTCCGCTGGTGCGTAAGGGTGACCGCGTTCAGCGTAGCGACATCATGGCCGATGGCCCGTCCACCGACATGGGTGAGCTGGCACTGGGTCAGAACATGCGCATCGCGTTCATGGCCTGGAACGGTTACAACTTCGAAGACTCCATCTGCCTGTCGGAACGAGTTGTTCAAGAAGATCGCTTTACCACGATCCACATCCAGGAATTGACCTGTGTGGCGCGTGACACCAAGCTTGGGCCAGAGGAAATCACTGCAGACATCCCGAACGTGGGTGAAGCTGCACTGAACAAGCTGGACGAAGCCGGTATCGTTTATGTAGGTGCTGAAGTTGGCGCTGGCGACATCCTGGTCGGTAAGGTCACTCCGAAAGGCGAGACCCAGCTGACTCCGGAAGAGAAGCTGTTGCGTGCCATCTTCGGTGAAAAAGCCAGCGACGTTAAAGACACTTCCCTGCGTGTACCTACCGGTACCAAGGGTACTGTCATCGACGTACAGGTCTTCACCCGTGACGGCGTTGAGCGTGATGCTCGTGCACTGTCCATTGAGAAGACTCAACTCGACGAGATCCGCAAGGACCTCAACGAAGAGTTCCGTATCGTTGAAGGCGCGACCTTCGAACGTCTGCGCTCCGCTCTGGTAGGCCACAAGGCTGAAGGCGGCGCAGGTCTGAAGAAAGGTCAGGACATCACCGACGAAATCCTCGACGGTCTTGAGCACGGCCAGTGGTTCAAACTGCGCATGGCTGAAGATGCTCTGAACGAGCAGCTCGAGAAGGCCCAGGCCTATATCGTTGATCGCCGCCGTCTGCTGGACGACAAGTTCGAAGACAAGAAGCGCAAACTGCAGCAGGGCGATGACCTTGCTCCAGGCGTGCTGAAAATCGTCAAGGTTTACCTGGCAATCCGTCGTCGCATCCAGCCGGGCGACAAGATGGCCGGTCGTCACGGTAACAAGGGTGTGGTCTCCGTGATCATGCCGGTTGAAGACATGCCGCACGATGCCAATGGCACCCCGGTCGACGTTGTCCTCAACCCATTGGGCGTACCTTCGCGTATGAACGTTGGTCAGATCCTCGAAACCCACCTGGGCCTCGCGGCCAAAGGTCTGGGCGAGAAGATCAACCGTATGATCGAAGAGCAGCGCAAGGTCGCAGACCTGCGCAAGTTCCTGCACGAGATCTACAACGAGATCGGCGGTCGCAACGAAGAGCTGGACACCTTCACCGATCAGGAAATCCTGGATCTGGCGAAGAACCTGCGCGGCGGCGTTCCAATGGCTACCCCGGTGTTCGACGGTGCCAAGGAAAGCGAAATCAAGGCCATGCTGAAACTGGCAGACCTGCCGGAAAGCGGCCAGATGCAGCTGTTCGACGGCCGTACCGGCAACAAGTTCGAGCGCCCGGTTACTGTTGGCTACATGTACATGCTGAAGCTGAACCACTTGGTAGACGACAAGATGCACGCTCGTTCTACCGGTTCGTACAGCCTGGTTACCCAGCAGCCGCTGGGTGGTAAGGCTCAGTTCGGTGGTCAGCGTTTCGGGGAGATGGAGGTCTGGGCACTGGAAGCATACGGTGCTGCATACACTCTGCAAGAAATGCTCACAGTGAAGTCGGACGATGTGAACGGTCGTACCAAGATGTACAAAAACATCGTGGACGGCGATCACCGTATGGAGCCGGGCATGCCCGAGTCTTTCAACGTGTTGATCAAAGAAATTCGTTCCCTCGGCATCGATATCGATCTGGAAACCGAATAA
- the rplL gene encoding 50S ribosomal protein L7/L12, with protein MSISQDDILNAVAEMSVLQVVELIKAFEEKFGVSAAAASAGPAVAAVAAEEQTEFNVMLLEAGEKKVNVIKAVRELTGLGLKEAKAVVDGAPAQVLEAVSKDAADKAKATLEEAGAKVELK; from the coding sequence ATGTCTATCTCCCAAGACGATATCCTCAACGCCGTAGCTGAAATGTCGGTTCTGCAGGTTGTTGAGCTGATCAAAGCTTTCGAAGAAAAATTCGGCGTTTCCGCTGCCGCTGCTTCCGCTGGCCCAGCTGTTGCTGCTGTCGCTGCTGAAGAGCAAACCGAATTCAACGTCATGCTGCTGGAAGCTGGCGAGAAGAAAGTAAACGTGATCAAGGCAGTACGTGAACTGACCGGTCTGGGCCTGAAAGAAGCCAAGGCTGTAGTTGACGGCGCTCCTGCCCAGGTTCTGGAAGCTGTGTCGAAAGACGCTGCTGACAAAGCCAAAGCTACTCTGGAAGAAGCAGGCGCTAAAGTCGAGCTGAAGTAA
- the rplJ gene encoding 50S ribosomal protein L10 produces MAINLEDKKAIVAEVNEAAKAALSAVVADARGVTVGAMTGLRKEAREAGVYVRVVRNTLLKRAVADTEYSVLNDVFTGPTLIAFSKDHPGAAARLFKEFAKSQDKFEIKAAAFEGKFLAANQIDVLATLPTRDEAISQLMSVIQGATSKLARTLAAVREQKEAAAA; encoded by the coding sequence GTGGCAATTAATCTCGAAGACAAGAAGGCCATCGTCGCTGAAGTCAACGAGGCTGCCAAAGCTGCTCTGTCCGCTGTCGTGGCTGATGCCCGTGGTGTGACAGTAGGCGCTATGACCGGACTCCGTAAAGAGGCTCGTGAAGCTGGCGTGTACGTACGTGTTGTACGTAACACCTTGCTCAAGCGCGCCGTTGCTGACACTGAATACAGTGTGCTCAACGACGTGTTCACCGGCCCGACTCTGATCGCGTTCTCCAAAGATCATCCAGGCGCTGCTGCCCGTTTGTTCAAGGAATTCGCCAAGAGTCAGGACAAGTTCGAGATCAAGGCAGCTGCGTTCGAGGGCAAGTTCCTCGCAGCTAACCAAATCGACGTACTGGCAACACTGCCGACCCGCGACGAAGCCATTTCGCAGCTGATGAGCGTGATTCAAGGCGCTACCAGCAAGCTGGCTCGTACTCTGGCTGCAGTTCGCGAGCAAAAAGAAGCTGCCGCAGCCTAA
- the rplA gene encoding 50S ribosomal protein L1, whose product MAKLTKRQKAIAGKIEAGKAYNFVDAAALLTELSTVKFSESVDVAVNLGVDPRKSDQVVRSATVLPHGTGKTVRVAVFTQGPAAEAALAAGADRVGMDDLAAEMKGGDLNYDVVIASPDAMRVVGQLGQILGPRGLMPNPKVGTVTPDVATAVKNAKAGQVRYRTDKNGIIHTSVGKVGFDAVKLKENVEALIADLKRIKPASSKGIYVKRVTLSTTMGPGLVIDQGSLDV is encoded by the coding sequence ATGGCTAAGCTGACCAAGCGCCAAAAGGCTATCGCCGGCAAAATCGAAGCGGGCAAGGCCTACAATTTTGTAGACGCTGCTGCTCTGCTGACCGAGCTGTCGACTGTCAAGTTCAGCGAGTCCGTTGACGTTGCTGTGAATCTGGGCGTTGACCCACGTAAATCCGACCAGGTCGTTCGTAGCGCTACTGTGCTGCCACACGGTACTGGCAAGACCGTACGTGTTGCTGTCTTCACCCAAGGTCCGGCCGCTGAAGCTGCTTTGGCCGCTGGCGCCGATCGCGTTGGCATGGACGACCTGGCTGCCGAAATGAAAGGCGGCGACCTGAACTATGACGTCGTTATTGCCTCCCCGGATGCAATGCGCGTTGTAGGTCAGTTGGGTCAGATCCTGGGTCCACGTGGCCTGATGCCTAACCCTAAAGTCGGCACCGTAACGCCAGACGTAGCTACCGCGGTTAAAAACGCCAAGGCTGGTCAGGTTCGTTATCGCACCGACAAAAACGGCATCATTCACACCTCCGTTGGCAAGGTCGGCTTCGATGCCGTCAAGCTGAAGGAAAACGTTGAAGCTCTGATCGCTGATCTGAAGCGTATCAAGCCTGCTTCCTCGAAAGGTATCTACGTCAAGCGCGTTACCCTGAGCACCACTATGGGCCCAGGTCTGGTCATCGACCAAGGCTCGCTGGACGTATAA